Part of the Candidatus Binatus sp. genome is shown below.
CCGCGATGAACGGCTTCATGATGGTTTCGTACAGATCGGGGTTGCCGCTGGTGGCGGCCATCATGGCCGGGAAACCCGAGACACCGATGGCTATCGACAGGTCAACCGATCCCCACGCCAGTTCCTCATGCAGGATATGACTGGCGAGCGGATCGAGTCCCAGCCCACCCAGCGCGACCGGGATTCCCGCCACATGATAGCCAAGGCCGTAGGCCTTCTTCATAACCTGTCTCATCAGGGAATTCGGCGCGATGACATCCTGGGGATCGGCCATCCGATCGAGTTCGATCGCGGCCGGACGCATGACTTCTTTCGCGAAGCGATGAGCAGTCGCACGGATCGACTCGTATTCTTTCGGGACCCCGATAGAAAGTTCACGGTAAGTATCCATTGGCCTGTTTTCTCCTCGCTATGCGGCTCGAGAGAGTCGCCAGCGCATAATTGATCGGTTTTGACTTTCGATGACGGAGCATCGAACGTGCCACGCGTGGGCGCACCGGACTTCACGCAAACGCGTTAGATGCTTCATCGCGCAATTCAATCGGCAAGTCCAGAGGGAATGGAGCGAAAAGACTCAGGTGGTCGCTTTCGATACAAACCTGTCCACGGTGATGGCGACCTTGCAATTTCATCGAGCGAAGCAAGTGCTGAGGGCCTTTATCTCCGAATTCCCTGTTCTGCAGGGAAAAACAGGGAATTTGCTCGATTTGGGCTTCTACCGAGTAAAACGACCGCCGGAAATGCCAAGCTTTCTCTGAGGTTTTCGTCGAAATTCCCTACTCAACGGAACAGGGAATTTCTTCAACGCGAACAGGGAATTTTCGGCCGTCATCGGAGTTCTGGGAAACCACAAGGAACCTAACGGAAATCCGCCTATCCGTGATGGGCGCCATTGGCAAGAGCATGCCAGCCAGGACGATGAAGGCTGCGGTCCGAGCGGAAGCCCCCCGTGCGTATGGAACAAAACTAATGGGGGGATGGGGTCGCTCTATCGGTCGAAGCACGAGCTGGTGTTCGTCTTCAAGAACGGCGGCGTGCCGCACGTCAATAACATCGAGCTGGGTCGTTTCGGCCGCAACCGGACCAACGTGTGGGATTACGCCGGCATGAACACGTTTGGCGACGGGGCGGGCTCGGTTCCAGCGACGCCCCGGTCGTGATGGGCGACTCGCGGTGGATGATGCCGCGGACATTGTGGGAGATAAAGACCCGCCGAAGCGAAGAACCTGACCGCGACAATCTCGCGACCCGCCGGGGGCGTAAGCTCGAAGCGGCGGCACGGGCGGCTTACGAAGCGGAGACCGCCGAAATCATGGAGCCGCACTGCCTGTCTCACGACCACCTATCGTGGATGCGCGCTTCGTTGGACGGGCTGAACTTCGATGCCTCGCTGGTTCTCGAGATCAAGTGCCCGCTGAGCCGGCGCGATCACGCGCTCGCGCTTGAGGGCCAGGTCCCAAGGCACTACTACGCCCAGTTGCAGCACCAGCTTGAAGTCTCACGTGCCCGAGAACTGCACTACTGGTCATTCGACGGCCGACGCGGAGCGCTGGTCAAGGTCATGCCCGATCACGGGTACATAGAGAGGCTGGTACAGGCCGAAGTCGAGTTCTGGAGAAACGTCACTGAGAACCGGTGGCCGGAGCCTCGATTCAAGGAGCAAGACCTGAGCAGTGATCCGAACTGGTCGGACGCGGCGCGCCGTTACCGACGGGTTCGCCAACGGCTCGATGAACTCTCGGACGAGGAGCGCGAGCTACGCGGAAGATTGCTCGGTCTGAGCGATAGCCGGCGTGCATTTGGTGCCGGCGTTGAACTCATCCGCACGAGCCGAAAGGGCGCAGTCAACTACGGCGGGATTCCGGAACTGGAAGGAGTCGACCTGGATCGATACCGCAAGGAACCGGTCGAAGTCGTCAAGATAAATATTCTTGCGAGCTCCGGATAGTAGCCGTCAATCAAAAAACGATTCGTACAAGGGCCAAGACGCAACCGACCGATGTTATCTACTGGGTAATCGATGGACTATTTGTCTTTTCGTAATTTTCGACAATTCGAGCGAACCCGCAGGGAGATTCGGCTGCCCTGCGACCTGCTGCTCGACCAGCGGTTCAGACAGCTTCCCGACGTATGAAAATCCCACTTGCTCTGCCTGCTCATGCTGGCAGCGCGCATGGACAACGCTCTGCCGGTTAATCCGCACAAGCTCGAGTCCCTGATCGGAGCGACCGAGCCGGTGGAACTCGAGGTGCTTCGGCCATTCATTCGCTACGGCTCTCTCGACCAGCCGTGTGAGGAGGATCGCGCCGCAAGAATTCATATCCTGGACAGCGTGCGCGCGGCGGTGCTGGTACGCGACGGCGGTCGCTGCCGCAGATGTCACAGCGCGAGAAATCTGGAAATCGATCACATCGTCCCCATCTGCAAGGGTGGGGACTCGGAAGAACCCAACCTGCAAACGCTCTGTCGCCGCTGTAACCGGCGCAAATGGAAGAAGCTGGTTCCAAACATCTAAGTCATATCCTTCAGGTTCGTAACTTTGCTGACTGCGCGAGTGGCAGAATTACCCGATCCGCTCCCGCCCGTTCCAGCTCTTCCTGCTGCGGACCTATTACCGGGAGACAGGCAACAGCCCCGGCGCGCAAGCAATCCACGCCACGGTGGAGTTGTTCGAGGCGAAAGCCCTGTTTGACGGTGAGGAATTTCCCATCAATCTGCGGGTCGCAAATCACCGAGGGAAACTCTATCTCGACCTGTGCGATCGCGCCTGGCGGGCGGTCGAGATCGACGCCGAAGGTTGGCGGATAGTAAATCGACCGCCGCCGAGATTCCATCGCACACGCGGCTCGCAGCCGCTGCCCGCACCCGAGCGCGGCGGCAGTCTCGAAGAATTACGCGGATTCCTCAACGTCGACCACAAGGGATGGACTCTGATCAAGGCCTTTCTGGTCGCGGCGCTGCGTCCCAGCGTGCCCTGCCCCATCCTTGTCGCCAAGGGTGAGCAGGGAGCGGGAAAGACGACCGCGTGCAGAATAATCAGCGCGCTGATCGACCCGCGCACCGGGGCACTGCGGGGCGTGCCCCGTGAAGTTCGCGATCTGACCGCGGCGGCAAGGAACTCCTGGATCGTATGCTTCGATAACTTGAGCCATCTGCCAGAGGAACTCGCCGACGCGGCTTGCCGACTGGCCACCGGCGGCGGTTTCGGTGGCCGGGAACTCTATAGCGACCATGACGAAGCGATCTTCGACGCTACCCGTCCCATGGTGTTCAATGCGATTCCCGACCTGGGTGCCGCGCGGCCGGACTTTCTCGATCGCGCGGTGATCGTGGAGTTCCTCGACATGAAGCCCGAGATGCGCCGCGACGAGGCGCGGTTCTGGCGCGAATTCGAGCAGGTACGACCACGAATCCTGGGTGCGCTGCTCGATGCCGCCGCTGCGGGACTTAGGAACCTGCCCAACGTCAGGCTCGATCAGCCGCCGCGGATGGCCGACTTCGCGATCTGGGTAAATGCGTGCGAGAAAAGCCTCGGAATGAAACCAGGCGAGGCCCTGACTGCCTACCAGTCCAACCGCGCCGAGACGCACAACCTGGCGCTTGAGTCCTCACCGCTGTACGAACCTGTTGCCCAACTGGCCCGGGAGGGCTTTAGCGGGACGGTCGCAGAACTGCATGCGCGGCTCAACTGCATGATGAGCGAAAGCATGCGCCGTTCGGTACGCTGGCCCAAGGCGCCCAATGCGCTGAGCAACGCGCTGCGCCGCATGGCAAGCAACCTCCGCGCTGTCGGAATTCAGATCCAGTTCAGCCGCGCCGATACCGGCGGCAGACGCGTAGTATCCCTGGTCTGCGCTTCCGAACCC
Proteins encoded:
- a CDS encoding lambda-exonuclease family protein encodes the protein MGDSRWMMPRTLWEIKTRRSEEPDRDNLATRRGRKLEAAARAAYEAETAEIMEPHCLSHDHLSWMRASLDGLNFDASLVLEIKCPLSRRDHALALEGQVPRHYYAQLQHQLEVSRARELHYWSFDGRRGALVKVMPDHGYIERLVQAEVEFWRNVTENRWPEPRFKEQDLSSDPNWSDAARRYRRVRQRLDELSDEERELRGRLLGLSDSRRAFGAGVELIRTSRKGAVNYGGIPELEGVDLDRYRKEPVEVVKINILASSG
- a CDS encoding HNH endonuclease; amino-acid sequence: MDNALPVNPHKLESLIGATEPVELEVLRPFIRYGSLDQPCEEDRAARIHILDSVRAAVLVRDGGRCRRCHSARNLEIDHIVPICKGGDSEEPNLQTLCRRCNRRKWKKLVPNI